One Sneathiella sp. P13V-1 genomic region harbors:
- the cobI gene encoding precorrin-2 C(20)-methyltransferase: MTGKLFGLGIGPGDPELITLKAHRILQSSPVVAYPALEDGESLARAIVAPHLRGDQEEYAIRIPMSVEREPAQLAYDAAAKDIAGYLSDGKDVAVLCEGDPFFYGSFMYLFGRLAEDHTVEVIPGVSSLTACSTALQKPLSARNDILTVLPAPLKDDVLKSKIEAADSVAVMKVGRHFDRIRALINDMGLSDQASYIERASMENQKIMPLNDVPADAAPYFSMVLIHKRGDAWK, translated from the coding sequence ATGACCGGTAAATTATTTGGCCTTGGTATTGGCCCGGGCGACCCTGAGCTGATCACACTCAAAGCCCATCGCATTTTACAATCCTCACCTGTCGTGGCTTATCCTGCGCTTGAAGATGGCGAAAGCCTCGCCCGCGCGATTGTAGCCCCGCACTTAAGAGGTGATCAGGAAGAATATGCGATCCGTATCCCCATGTCAGTGGAGCGCGAACCCGCGCAACTGGCCTATGATGCCGCGGCAAAGGATATCGCAGGATATCTGTCGGACGGAAAGGATGTTGCCGTCCTTTGCGAAGGGGATCCCTTTTTCTACGGATCCTTCATGTATCTATTTGGGCGGTTGGCTGAAGATCATACGGTTGAAGTTATCCCGGGTGTCTCCTCACTCACCGCCTGTTCCACAGCCCTTCAAAAACCCCTGTCTGCGCGCAACGATATTCTGACAGTACTGCCAGCTCCGCTTAAAGATGATGTGTTGAAATCAAAAATCGAAGCTGCTGACAGTGTCGCCGTAATGAAGGTAGGTCGCCACTTTGATCGTATTCGTGCACTGATCAATGATATGGGGCTCTCCGATCAAGCAAGCTATATCGAGCGGGCCAGTATGGAAAACCAGAAAATCATGCCGCTCAACGATGTTCCGGCCGATGCGGCACCATATTTTTCCATGGTCCTTATTCATAAACGGGGGGACGCATGGAAATGA